The following DNA comes from Acidicapsa ligni.
GCAGCTATGATTACGCGTTCCCGCGCAAGAAGCTGCTGGGTGCTCTGCGCTCGGCTCTGGCTTCAAAGCTGGCGGACGGCAAGCTGACGATCGTTGATTCCCTGGAGATCAAGGAAGCAAAGACCAAGCTTTACCGTTCGGCCCTCGATAAGCTCGGTGCAAACCGCACCACGCTGATCGTCGAGAGCGGCAAGACGCTGACGGAGGCTCTGTTCCTGGGCGTTCGCAACCTGGATCGTGTTGAGCTGATGCTGAACAACGAAGTGCATCCCTATGATCTGCTGCGCTACGAGCGGGCGATCTTCTCGAAGGATGCTATTGAGCTGCTGGGCGAGTCGCTGAAGAAGACTGTTTCGAAGCGCAAGCTGGCTGCTGCACAGAAGGAGGTCGCATAATGCCGACACTCTACGAAGTTATTCGCCGCCCTCTCATTACTGAGAAGGGTCTGCAAGTGAAAGAGACTGAGGGGACGCTGGTATTCGACGTCGCTCCTGAGGCCAGCAAGACGGAAGTGAAGCAGGCGGTTGAGGCTCTCTTCAAGGTGAAGGTAGCTGCAGTTCGCACTGCGAACGTGCTCGGCAAGGAACGTCGCCGCGGCAAGTTCTCCGGATACAAGCCGGACTGGAAGAAGGCGTATGTTCGTCTGAAGTCTGGCGAAAAGATGCCGGAGTACGTGAACAACTACTAGCTTCCAGTTGCTGGGTGTTCAGAAAGAATTATCGGGGATGAGTTCGAGGCCCCGGAGAAACGTAAGCCTTGGGAACGGGATCTGAAA
Coding sequences within:
- the rplD gene encoding 50S ribosomal protein L4, whose translation is MANVDVVNLNGDKVGTVELADEVFAADQVNEALLWEAVKHYRAAIRQGTAATKNRKLVAGSGKKLWKQKGTGRARVGSVRSPLWRHGGTVHGPQPRSYDYAFPRKKLLGALRSALASKLADGKLTIVDSLEIKEAKTKLYRSALDKLGANRTTLIVESGKTLTEALFLGVRNLDRVELMLNNEVHPYDLLRYERAIFSKDAIELLGESLKKTVSKRKLAAAQKEVA
- a CDS encoding 50S ribosomal protein L23, which gives rise to MPTLYEVIRRPLITEKGLQVKETEGTLVFDVAPEASKTEVKQAVEALFKVKVAAVRTANVLGKERRRGKFSGYKPDWKKAYVRLKSGEKMPEYVNNY